A region of Nitrospira sp. CR1.1 DNA encodes the following proteins:
- a CDS encoding glycosyltransferase, giving the protein MAFELMKQSGWYERIVRPLVWAPVFAHRRYRAAKCARLFEKLAIEDGKLLAHVRAQKEHEYLGERSPLVSITTPTYNRGQLVAESTLPAVLAQSYTNFEWLIVGDHCTDDTVERMATVKDPRVSFYNLPTRPQYPKNKRKRWMIVGTKANNLAHQMAKGSWISHLDDDDVYTPDHIEQLLTCALTGNLEFVWGRSRVELQPGTWEERGAAFGADGKSPGYVSHSTVLYRKYLDQVFPYDPQTPLKLNMGGDAFRWRRMVNAGVRVGFVDRIVTLIPLRPGEAVRTISLLD; this is encoded by the coding sequence ATGGCGTTTGAATTGATGAAACAATCAGGTTGGTATGAGCGCATTGTTCGTCCGCTCGTCTGGGCTCCCGTCTTCGCCCACCGTCGGTATCGAGCGGCGAAGTGCGCACGGTTGTTCGAGAAGCTGGCGATCGAGGACGGTAAGTTGCTGGCTCATGTCCGCGCTCAAAAAGAGCATGAGTACCTGGGAGAGCGGTCGCCGCTGGTCAGCATCACCACGCCGACGTACAACCGGGGGCAATTGGTGGCGGAAAGCACCCTGCCGGCCGTCCTGGCGCAGAGCTATACGAATTTTGAATGGTTGATTGTGGGCGACCACTGCACCGACGATACCGTGGAACGCATGGCGACGGTGAAGGACCCGCGGGTGTCGTTTTATAATCTGCCGACGCGTCCTCAGTATCCCAAGAACAAAAGGAAGCGGTGGATGATCGTGGGCACTAAGGCGAACAACCTCGCGCATCAGATGGCCAAGGGCTCGTGGATCTCGCATCTCGATGACGACGATGTGTATACACCGGATCACATAGAACAACTGTTGACATGCGCATTGACCGGAAATCTTGAGTTCGTCTGGGGCCGGTCTCGAGTGGAACTCCAGCCCGGCACATGGGAAGAACGGGGTGCGGCTTTCGGTGCGGACGGAAAGAGCCCGGGATATGTGTCCCATTCCACTGTGCTGTACCGGAAGTACCTCGACCAGGTTTTTCCCTATGATCCGCAGACCCCCCTCAAACTCAACATGGGCGGCGACGCATTCCGGTGGAGACGAATGGTCAACGCCGGTGTCCGCGTCGGGTTCGTCGACCGTATTGTGA